One window from the genome of Paramormyrops kingsleyae isolate MSU_618 chromosome 3, PKINGS_0.4, whole genome shotgun sequence encodes:
- the lhcgr gene encoding lutropin-choriogonadotropic hormone receptor isoform X4: protein MAFHNLFNLSEILIQNTKSLKRISQSAFNNLPKLRYLSISNTGISLFPDMSSVSSLESSFILEICDNLHLESIPPNAFLGLATEHTTMNLYRNGFKEIMDYAFNGTRINKLYLHVSFYNTHVNILKAHVARREFPSGFLEVTPFVIPRVLRNNKNLRIIHKNAFKGAVGPGVLDVSMTALERLPSHGLESLQVLMARAAFALKSLPPLGALQSLQEAHLTYPSHCCALIGWNVQKKSSFFDLWENGSAYCEDRISSEIPTTVADSSITLPLKAPIVSDVLSSEDDSQAFDDMDFQYPDFEFCQTTKAILCTPEADAFNPCEDIAGFKFLRVAIWFINVLAIMGNLTVLLVLLTSRSKLTVPRFLMCHLAFADFCIGVYLLMIAVVDARTRGSYSQHAIEWQTGPGCAAAGFLSMFGGELSVYTLMVITLERWHTISHAMQLEQRLGLGSAVLIMAGGWLLSLAVALLPLLGVSSYQKVSVCLPMEIEAPLSQGFVIMLLLLNVVAFLVICACYIHIYQTVRNPEFASRRADAKIAKRMAVLIFTDFTCMAPISFFAISAAFKVPLITVTYSKILLVLFYPINSCANPFLYAIFTKAFRRDIFLLMSSLGCCEGKASLYRTKAYCLDNSAGKQNSSTAALKQNSHKMCNANAPFPEQ, encoded by the exons ATGGCGTTCCACAATCTTTTTAACCTCTCAGAAAT atTGATTCAGAACACAAAGAGCTTGAAACGCATCAGCCAAAGTGCATTCAACAACCTCCCCAAGTTACGATATCT AAGCATTTCCAACACTGGAATATCTCTGTTCCCCGACATGTCATCCGTCTCTTCTCTCGAATCCAGTTTCATCCT CGAAATCTGTGACAACCTCCATCTCGAGTCAATACCACCAAATGCTTTTCTTGGACTAGCAACTGAACACACCACTAT GAACCTATATAGAAATGGCTTCAAGGAGATAATGGACTATGCCTTCAATGGAACCAGGATCAATAAGCTGTATTTACatgtttctttttataatacACACGTTAATATTTTAAAGGCACATGTGGCTAGAAGAGAATTTCCTTCAGGATTTCTGGAGGTAACGCCATTTGTTATTCCCAGGGTCCTGAGAAACAACAAGAATCTGAGAATAATTCACAAAAATGCCTTCAAAGGAGCGGTCGGCCCAGGTGTATT AGATGTGTCTATGACAGCGTTGGAGAGGCTCCCGTCGCACGGCCTGGAGTCTCTTCAGGTCCTGATGGCCCGTGCAGCCTTTGCCCTGAAGAGCCTCCCCCCACTGGGGGCTCTGCAAAGTCTACAGGAGGCACACCTCACCTACCCCAGCCACTgctgtgctctgattggctggaatgTGCAAAA GAAGTCTTCCTTCTTCGACTTATGGGAAAATGGATCAGCTTACTGTGAAGACCGTATTTCTTCAGA GATTCCAACCACGGTGGCAGACTCCTCCATCACGCTGCCACTGAAGGCCCCCATTGTGTCTGATGTCCTGTCCTCAGAGGACGATTCTCAGGCCTTTGACGACATGGACTTCCAGTACCCCGACTTTGAATTCTGCCAGACCACGAAGGCCATCCTGTGCACCCCAGAGGCAGATGCTTTCAACCCCTGTGAGGACATCGCCGGATTCAAGTTCCTACGGGTGGCTATCTGGTTCATCAACGTTCTGGCCATCATGGGCAACCTGACAGTGCTGCTGGTCCTCCTCACCAGCCGTAGCAAGCTGACCGTGCCTCGCTTCCTCATGTGCCACCTGGCCTTCGCTGACTTCTGCATCGGCGTCTACCTGCTGATGATCGCCGTGGTGGACGCTCGCACCCGTGGCAGCTACAGCCAGCACGCCATCGAGTGGCAGACAGGCCCCGGCTGTGCCGCCGCCGGCTTCCTGTCCATGTTCGGCGGCGAGCTGTCCGTGTATACGCTGATGGTGATCACACTGGAGCGCTGGCACACCATCTCCCACGCCATGCAGCTGGAGCAGCGGCTGGGCTTGGGCAGTGCGGTGCTCATCATGGCAGGTGGCTGGCTCCTTAGCCTAGCAGTGGCACTGTTGCCCCTACTGGGTGTCAGCAGCTACCAGAAGGTAAGCGTGTGTCTACCGATGGAAATCGAGGCCCCCCTATCCCAGGGCTTTGTCATcatgctcctcctcctcaacGTGGTTGCCTTCCTGGTCATCTGTGCCTGCTACATCCACATCTACCAGACAGTACGCAACCCCGAGTTCGCCAGCAGGAGGGCGGATGCCAAGATCGCCAAGCGCATGGCGGTGCTCATCTTCACGGACTTCACCTGCATGGCTCCCATCTCGTTCTTCGCCATCTCTGCCGCCTTCAAGGTGCCCCTCATCACCGTCACGTACTCCAAGATCCTACTGGTGCTCTTTTACCCCATCAACTCCTGTGCCAATCCCTTCCTGTACGCCATCTTCACCAAAGCCTTCCGCAGGGACATTTTCTTGCTCATGAGCTCGCTAGGATGCTGCGAGGGTAAGGCCAGCCTGTATCGCACCAAAGCGTACTGCTTGGACAACAGTGCCGGCAAGCAGAACAGCAGCACAGCTGCGCTGAAGCAGAACTCGCACAAGATGTGCAATGCCAACGCACCCTTTCCTGAACAATAA
- the lhcgr gene encoding lutropin-choriogonadotropic hormone receptor isoform X2 has protein sequence MRILLFLLIFSAFFKYDFCYSASNFACPGICHCSTEAIKCNNIIERSLPAQKDAQVRLEITQSDSLRTIEPMAFHNLFNLSEILIQNTKSLKRISQSAFNNLPKLRYLSISNTGISLFPDMSSVSSLESSFILEICDNLHLESIPPNAFLGLATEHTTMNLYRNGFKEIMDYAFNGTRINKLYLHVSFYNTHVNILKAHVARREFPSGFLEVTPFVIPRVLRNNKNLRIIHKNAFKGAVGPGVLDVSMTALERLPSHGLESLQVLMARAAFALKSLPPLGALQSLQEAHLTYPSHCCALIGWNVQKKSSFFDLWENGSAYCEDRISSEIPTTVADSSITLPLKAPIVSDVLSSEDDSQAFDDMDFQYPDFEFCQTTKAILCTPEADAFNPCEDIAGFKFLRVAIWFINVLAIMGNLTVLLVLLTSRSKLTVPRFLMCHLAFADFCIGVYLLMIAVVDARTRGSYSQHAIEWQTGPGCAAAGFLSMFGGELSVYTLMVITLERWHTISHAMQLEQRLGLGSAVLIMAGGWLLSLAVALLPLLGVSSYQKVSVCLPMEIEAPLSQGFVIMLLLLNVVAFLVICACYIHIYQTVRNPEFASRRADAKIAKRMAVLIFTDFTCMAPISFFAISAAFKVPLITVTYSKILLVLFYPINSCANPFLYAIFTKAFRRDIFLLMSSLGCCEGKASLYRTKAYCLDNSAGKQNSSTAALKQNSHKMCNANAPFPEQ, from the exons TGAAATCACCCAGAGTGACTCCCTGAGGACCATAGAGCCCATGGCGTTCCACAATCTTTTTAACCTCTCAGAAAT atTGATTCAGAACACAAAGAGCTTGAAACGCATCAGCCAAAGTGCATTCAACAACCTCCCCAAGTTACGATATCT AAGCATTTCCAACACTGGAATATCTCTGTTCCCCGACATGTCATCCGTCTCTTCTCTCGAATCCAGTTTCATCCT CGAAATCTGTGACAACCTCCATCTCGAGTCAATACCACCAAATGCTTTTCTTGGACTAGCAACTGAACACACCACTAT GAACCTATATAGAAATGGCTTCAAGGAGATAATGGACTATGCCTTCAATGGAACCAGGATCAATAAGCTGTATTTACatgtttctttttataatacACACGTTAATATTTTAAAGGCACATGTGGCTAGAAGAGAATTTCCTTCAGGATTTCTGGAGGTAACGCCATTTGTTATTCCCAGGGTCCTGAGAAACAACAAGAATCTGAGAATAATTCACAAAAATGCCTTCAAAGGAGCGGTCGGCCCAGGTGTATT AGATGTGTCTATGACAGCGTTGGAGAGGCTCCCGTCGCACGGCCTGGAGTCTCTTCAGGTCCTGATGGCCCGTGCAGCCTTTGCCCTGAAGAGCCTCCCCCCACTGGGGGCTCTGCAAAGTCTACAGGAGGCACACCTCACCTACCCCAGCCACTgctgtgctctgattggctggaatgTGCAAAA GAAGTCTTCCTTCTTCGACTTATGGGAAAATGGATCAGCTTACTGTGAAGACCGTATTTCTTCAGA GATTCCAACCACGGTGGCAGACTCCTCCATCACGCTGCCACTGAAGGCCCCCATTGTGTCTGATGTCCTGTCCTCAGAGGACGATTCTCAGGCCTTTGACGACATGGACTTCCAGTACCCCGACTTTGAATTCTGCCAGACCACGAAGGCCATCCTGTGCACCCCAGAGGCAGATGCTTTCAACCCCTGTGAGGACATCGCCGGATTCAAGTTCCTACGGGTGGCTATCTGGTTCATCAACGTTCTGGCCATCATGGGCAACCTGACAGTGCTGCTGGTCCTCCTCACCAGCCGTAGCAAGCTGACCGTGCCTCGCTTCCTCATGTGCCACCTGGCCTTCGCTGACTTCTGCATCGGCGTCTACCTGCTGATGATCGCCGTGGTGGACGCTCGCACCCGTGGCAGCTACAGCCAGCACGCCATCGAGTGGCAGACAGGCCCCGGCTGTGCCGCCGCCGGCTTCCTGTCCATGTTCGGCGGCGAGCTGTCCGTGTATACGCTGATGGTGATCACACTGGAGCGCTGGCACACCATCTCCCACGCCATGCAGCTGGAGCAGCGGCTGGGCTTGGGCAGTGCGGTGCTCATCATGGCAGGTGGCTGGCTCCTTAGCCTAGCAGTGGCACTGTTGCCCCTACTGGGTGTCAGCAGCTACCAGAAGGTAAGCGTGTGTCTACCGATGGAAATCGAGGCCCCCCTATCCCAGGGCTTTGTCATcatgctcctcctcctcaacGTGGTTGCCTTCCTGGTCATCTGTGCCTGCTACATCCACATCTACCAGACAGTACGCAACCCCGAGTTCGCCAGCAGGAGGGCGGATGCCAAGATCGCCAAGCGCATGGCGGTGCTCATCTTCACGGACTTCACCTGCATGGCTCCCATCTCGTTCTTCGCCATCTCTGCCGCCTTCAAGGTGCCCCTCATCACCGTCACGTACTCCAAGATCCTACTGGTGCTCTTTTACCCCATCAACTCCTGTGCCAATCCCTTCCTGTACGCCATCTTCACCAAAGCCTTCCGCAGGGACATTTTCTTGCTCATGAGCTCGCTAGGATGCTGCGAGGGTAAGGCCAGCCTGTATCGCACCAAAGCGTACTGCTTGGACAACAGTGCCGGCAAGCAGAACAGCAGCACAGCTGCGCTGAAGCAGAACTCGCACAAGATGTGCAATGCCAACGCACCCTTTCCTGAACAATAA